A single window of Loxodonta africana isolate mLoxAfr1 chromosome 10, mLoxAfr1.hap2, whole genome shotgun sequence DNA harbors:
- the LOC100674089 gene encoding olfactory receptor 4K15-like produces MDQGNNSRVTEFVLHSLSGPREIQLFYFAFFTLFYSSIVLGNLLIVLTVLSEPALHTPMYLLLSNLSFTDVCLSTFATPKMTVNFLKEHKTISFEGCMAQIFFHHAFAGGEMMLLVALAYDRYVAICRPLHYAAIMSVRKCTGLVMGSWLIGVLHSVSQLVFIVNLPFCGPDKVDSFFCDLPLVIKLACTDTYIFAKLMLLDSGLIAMSSFVLLLISYTVILVTVRKSSASMAKVWATLTAHVTVVSLFFGPGIFIYAWPFSSFLVNNILSIFYVVFTPLLNLIIYTFRNKEIISGMQKLSREQVRS; encoded by the coding sequence ATGGACCAAGGAAATAACTCAAGAGTGACTGAATTTGTGTTGCACAGTCTTTCAGGTCCTCGAGAGATACAACTTTTCTATTTTGCATTTTTCACGCTTTTCTATTCATccattgtgctgggaaacctacTCATTGTGCTCACAGTCCTCTCTGAACCTGCactacacacacccatgtacctCCTGCTCAGTAATCTCTCCTTCACTGATGTGTGTCTATCCACCTTTGCCACTCCCAAAATGACTGTTAACTTCCTCAAGGAGCACAAGACCATCTCCTTTGAGGGCTGCATGGCCCAGATATTCTTTCATCATGCCTTTGCCGGTGGTGAAATGATGCTCCTTGTGGCCTTGGCATATGACAGATATGTAGCCATATGTCGACCCCTGCACTATGCAGCCATCATGAGTGTACGCAAGTGTACAGGCCTTGTCATGGGCTCCTGGCTCATTGGTGTCCTACACTCGGTAAGCCAGTTGGTTTTCATAGTAAACCTTCCATTCTGTGGTCCAGATAAAGTGGACAGCTTTTTCTGTGACCTTCCTTTAGTCATCAAACTTGCCTGCACTGATACCTATATCTTTGCGAAACTGATGCTTTTAGACAGTGGTCTAATAGCTATGAGCTCTTTTGTGCTCTTGCTCATCTCCTACACAGTCATCCTGGTCACTGTGAGAAAATCCTCAGCAAGCATGGCCAAGGTCTGGGCCACCCTGACTGCCCATGTCACTGTGGTGAGCCTTTTCTTTGGGCCTGGCATTTTCATCTATGCCTGGCCTTTCAGCAGCTTCCTAGTGAATAATATCCTCTCAATATTCTATGTTGTTTTCACCCCTCTCTTAAACCTCATTATTTACACATTCAGAAATAAGGAGATAATATCAGGAATGCAGAAACTGAGTAGAGAACAAGTACGTTCCTAA